The proteins below are encoded in one region of Paraburkholderia phenazinium:
- a CDS encoding tetratricopeptide repeat protein, which produces MKGVSQFAVRAAVGVVAICAAFAASAALNTQDKPSQADPETQTAVADYNAGNFGPALSEFHKAAEHGSRLAEFNYAMMLLNGEGTAVNVDEGKKWLRKAADANMSHAQYVYGKMYDDGEFVGRDPAEAHRWFLKAAQQGHVQAELALANQFLDGRGTARDNRQAFVWYKKAAQGGDMTAQYVAGSFYERGGDGVDKNLNVARAYYAAAAAQGDPAAKLKYQQLSAQLRDEHEAKPQ; this is translated from the coding sequence ATGAAGGGTGTTTCGCAGTTTGCCGTGCGTGCTGCGGTGGGCGTTGTCGCCATTTGTGCTGCGTTCGCGGCATCCGCTGCACTGAACACGCAGGACAAGCCGTCTCAGGCGGATCCGGAAACGCAGACCGCGGTCGCGGACTATAACGCGGGCAACTTCGGTCCCGCGCTCAGCGAGTTCCACAAGGCGGCCGAGCACGGCAGCCGGCTCGCCGAATTCAACTACGCGATGATGCTGCTCAACGGTGAGGGGACGGCGGTCAACGTCGATGAGGGCAAGAAGTGGCTGCGCAAGGCCGCCGACGCAAACATGTCCCACGCGCAGTATGTGTACGGCAAGATGTACGACGATGGCGAATTCGTTGGCCGCGATCCGGCCGAGGCGCATCGCTGGTTTCTGAAGGCCGCGCAGCAGGGGCACGTGCAGGCCGAACTGGCGTTGGCGAACCAGTTTCTGGATGGCCGCGGCACGGCACGCGACAATCGCCAGGCGTTCGTCTGGTACAAGAAGGCCGCGCAAGGCGGCGACATGACGGCGCAGTACGTGGCTGGCTCGTTCTACGAGCGCGGTGGCGATGGTGTGGACAAGAACCTGAACGTGGCGCGCGCTTACTATGCCGCGGCGGCGGCGCAGGGCGATCCGGCGGCCAAGCTCAAGTACCAGCAACTCAGTGCGCAATTGCGCGACGAGCACGAGGCGAAGCCGCAGTAG
- the rodA gene encoding rod shape-determining protein RodA, whose translation MQFDKRAWLDRIKKMFIGFDRPLALAVFLLMCVGIVTLYSATLDMPGKVEDQLRNIMLTFVLMWALANVPPTTLMRFAVPLYTFGIALLVAVALFGLTRKGAKRWINVGVVIQPSEIMKIATPLMLAWYYQRREGVMRWYDFLVGLLILAVPVGLIAKQPDLGTAVLVFAAGLFVIYFAGLSFKLIVPVLVAAAIAVTSIAVFQDKICQPEVQWPLMHDYQKHRICTLLDPTSDPLGKGFHTIQAVIAIGSGGPLGKGWMKGTQAHLEFIPEKHTDFIFAVFSEEFGLAGGIVLLVLYMALIARGLYIAANGATLFGRLLAGSLTMAFFTYAFVNIGMVSGILPVVGVPLPFMSYGGTALITLGVATGLIMSVGRQKRLMQS comes from the coding sequence GTCCGCTCGCGCTGGCGGTGTTTCTGCTGATGTGCGTCGGCATCGTCACGCTGTACAGCGCCACGCTCGACATGCCGGGCAAGGTCGAAGACCAGTTGCGCAACATCATGCTGACCTTCGTGCTGATGTGGGCGCTCGCCAATGTGCCACCCACCACGCTGATGCGCTTCGCGGTCCCGCTTTATACCTTCGGCATCGCGTTACTGGTGGCGGTGGCGCTATTCGGCCTCACGCGCAAGGGGGCGAAGCGCTGGATCAATGTCGGCGTGGTGATCCAGCCGTCCGAGATCATGAAGATCGCCACCCCGCTGATGCTCGCGTGGTACTACCAGCGCCGCGAAGGCGTGATGCGCTGGTACGACTTTCTGGTAGGGCTTCTGATTCTCGCCGTGCCGGTTGGCCTGATCGCCAAACAGCCTGACCTCGGGACCGCGGTGCTGGTGTTCGCAGCGGGTCTGTTCGTCATCTATTTCGCGGGTCTGAGTTTCAAGCTGATCGTCCCTGTGCTGGTTGCGGCGGCGATCGCGGTCACCTCGATTGCGGTGTTTCAGGACAAGATCTGCCAGCCCGAGGTGCAGTGGCCGCTGATGCACGATTACCAGAAGCACCGCATCTGCACGCTGCTCGATCCGACTTCCGATCCGCTCGGCAAGGGCTTCCACACCATTCAGGCAGTGATCGCGATCGGCTCTGGCGGCCCGCTCGGCAAGGGGTGGATGAAGGGCACCCAGGCGCACCTGGAATTCATCCCTGAAAAACACACCGACTTCATTTTCGCGGTGTTCTCCGAGGAATTCGGGCTCGCGGGTGGGATCGTGCTGCTCGTGCTGTATATGGCGTTGATCGCGCGCGGATTGTACATAGCGGCCAACGGCGCCACGCTATTCGGGCGATTATTGGCCGGCTCGCTAACGATGGCCTTTTTCACCTACGCGTTCGTCAACATCGGCATGGTGAGCGGGATCTTGCCGGTGGTCGGCGTGCCGCTGCCATTCATGAGCTACGGGGGCACGGCGTTGATTACGCTCGGGGTTGCGACCGGCCTCATCATGAGTGTCGGGCGACAGAAGCGGTTGATGCAGAGTTAA
- a CDS encoding HpcH/HpaI aldolase family protein — protein sequence MSTLTNPLKQRLAEAEPLFGLWLSLGSESAAEALAHAGYDWLLIDMEHAPNDSGDVTGQLRAIAAAHLPSEPVVRVPASEGWLVKRVLDAGARTLMFPNIESAEEAAHAVRLTQYPTADARDGLRGVAGAVRAGSYGMRRDYVQNANAQIATIVQIESAKAVHEVEKIAATPGVDCVFIGPADLAASLGHLGDSKHPEVQAAMSHVVAAANKAGIATGIFAMDSAGARQYREAGFRFIAVAADVVWLLRATRQALQEVRS from the coding sequence ATGAGCACTCTTACGAATCCCCTCAAACAACGTCTCGCGGAAGCCGAACCGCTTTTCGGGTTATGGCTCTCGCTCGGCAGCGAAAGCGCCGCCGAGGCGCTCGCGCACGCCGGGTACGATTGGTTGCTGATCGACATGGAGCACGCGCCTAACGACAGCGGCGACGTCACCGGTCAGTTGCGCGCAATTGCTGCGGCGCACCTGCCGAGCGAACCGGTCGTGCGTGTGCCGGCGAGCGAAGGATGGCTCGTCAAGCGCGTGCTCGACGCGGGCGCCCGTACGCTGATGTTTCCGAATATCGAGTCCGCAGAGGAAGCTGCGCACGCCGTGCGCCTCACCCAATATCCGACCGCCGACGCGCGCGACGGCCTGCGTGGCGTTGCGGGTGCAGTTCGAGCCGGCTCGTACGGCATGCGGCGCGACTACGTGCAGAACGCGAACGCGCAGATCGCCACGATCGTGCAGATCGAATCCGCGAAGGCCGTTCACGAAGTGGAGAAGATCGCCGCCACGCCGGGCGTCGACTGCGTGTTCATCGGACCCGCCGATCTCGCCGCGAGCCTCGGCCATCTGGGCGACTCGAAGCATCCCGAGGTGCAGGCTGCGATGAGCCATGTGGTGGCGGCGGCCAACAAGGCCGGGATTGCGACCGGCATTTTTGCCATGGATTCCGCCGGCGCGCGCCAGTATCGCGAGGCGGGTTTTCGTTTTATCGCGGTGGCAGCTGATGTCGTCTGGCTGCTGCGCGCGACGCGCCAGGCGCTGCAGGAGGTGAGGTCATGA